A stretch of Dysidea avara chromosome 5, odDysAvar1.4, whole genome shotgun sequence DNA encodes these proteins:
- the LOC136255658 gene encoding solute carrier family 35 member E1-like has protein sequence MGVYRDTIKIVLLCAIWFSFSSGTNVIGKQILTVFPYPTTLTMIQLMIINCFLGPTLALLGVEEAPYVTRRQFVRRIAPLGIGKIMGSVSAYISILKMPVSYSHTVKALMPLFVVLLSYVIMREKYPWKVYLSLVPIVGGVLLATVTELQFNALGLIAALFATMCFALQNIYSKKALKELHLHHLRLLLVICQVAGIVVFPIWMFTDAWELVSAPHNYFQHMWLFLMLPLNGLFNFGQNIAAFTVLSNVSPVSYSVATVTKRVVIIVTSLQVLHNPVTSYNVLGMAMAILGIAFYNKAKYDSNLKSKVLPTHIDDFTDNGSHDSRKQHIMINSSDVTNSNHRRIPMKII, from the exons ATGGGAGTGTATCGAGATACAATAAAGATCGTTTTATTGTGCGCGATATGGTTCAGTTTTAGTTCAGGGACGAACGTGATCGGAAAGCAGATCCTCACCGTGTTCCCTTACCCAACCACGTTGACCATGATACAACTGATGATCATTAACTGTTTCCTAGGACCAACCCTGGCCCTCCTAGGTGTCGAGGAGGCGCCATACGTCACCAGAAGACAATTTGTTCGGAGGATTGCTCCACTTGGTATTGGAAAGATTATGGGGTCCGTGTCAGCGTACATCAGTATCCTGAAGATGCCCGTGTCTTACTCTCATACAG TGAAG GCACTCATGCCATTATTTGTAGTACTATTGTCCTATGTCATAATGAGAGAGAAATACCCATGGAAG GTCTACTTGTCTCTTGTACCCATAGTGGGTGGAGTACTGTTAGCAACAGTTACCGAGTTACAGTTTAATGCTCTTGGTCTAATAGCAGCATTATTTGCTACCATGTGTTTTGCTCTTCAAAACATTTACTCTAAGAAG GCACTTAAAGAACTTCATCTGCACCACTTGAGATTGCTACTGGTGATCTGCCAGGTTGCTGGGATTGTGGTCTTCCCTATATGGATGTTCACAGATGCCTGGGAGCTGGTCTCTGCACCTCACAAT TATTTTCAGCACATGTGGTTGTTCCTCATGTTACCACTGAATGGATTGTTCAACTTTGGTCAGAATATTGCTGCCTTTACCGTCCTGTCTAATGTGTCTCCTGTCAGCTACTCTGTTGCTACAGTGACCAAACGGGTTGTCATCATAGTGACATCACTACAAGTATTACATAATCCAGTAACTTCTTATAATGTGCTAGGGATGGCTATGGCAATCCTAGGTATTGCCTTTTATAACAAG GCCAAGTATGATAGCAACCTCAAGTCTAAAGTATTACCCACTCACATTGATGACTTCACTGACAATGGTAGTCATGACAGCAGAAAACAACACATAATGATTAACTCAAGTGATGTTACTAACAGTAACCACAGGAGGATACCAATGAAGATAATATAA